The Nocardiopsis composta genome includes the window AAGTGCCCGCCGGCGCCGGCGAGCACGACCGCGGCGACGCCGTCCTCCTCCGCCGCCCGGTAGAAGGCGGCGTCCAGCGCGTAGGTCATCGCCGAGTTCTGCGCGTTGCGGTACTCGGGCCGGTTCATCGTGATGACGGCGACGGACTCCTCTGCGCCGCGCCGCTCGTAGCGGACGACGTCGTCCATGTGCGGGCCTCCTCGCTCCGGTCGACGGGCGTACGGATGCTCCTGTTTTCTAACAAGTGTTTGGTAGGGTAACATGCGTGCGACCGGCGGCCCAGGCCGCGCGCCCCGAGCGGGAGGTCCCCCGATGAACGCGGTGCCGCCCTACGTTCCCGGCCACGGGCTGATGCGCGGCCGCACCGCCGTGGTCACCGCCGCCGCCGGCACCGGAATCGGCGGCGCCACCGCCCGCCGCCTGCTGGAGGAGGGCGCTCGGGTGCTGCTGAGCGACGCCCACCACCGGAGGCTGGAGCAGACCACCGCCGGACTGGCCGCCGAGTTCGGCGCCTCCGCGGTCGCCTCCGCACCCTGCGACGTGACCGACGAGGAGCAGGTCGCCGCCATGTTCGGTGCGGCGCTGGACCGGTTCGGCCGGCTGGACGCGGTGGTGAACAACGCCGGCCTCGGCGGCACGGCCCGGCTCACCGAGATGACCGACCGGCAGTGGGGCCGGGTGCTGGACGTCACTCTCACCGGGACCATGCGCTGCACCCGGGCCGCGCTGCGGCTGATGGCCGGCGGCGGGGGCGGCGCGATCGTCAACAACGCCTCGGTCCTGGGCTGGCGCGCCCAGGAGGGACAGGCGCACTACGCCGCCGCCAAGGCCGGGGTGATGGCGCTGACCAGGTGCGCGGCGGTGGAGGCGGCCGGCGACGGGATCCGGGTGAACGCGGTCGCGCCCAGCCTGGCGGTCCACCCCAACCTGGCCAAGGCCGCCTCCGAGGAACTGCTCGCCGGACTCGCCGCCCGGGAGGCCTTCGGCCGGCACGCCGAGCCGTGGGAGGTCGCCAACGTTATCGTCTTCCTGGCCAGTGACTACTCCTCGTACATGACCGGGGAGGTCGTCTCAGTTTCGAGTCGGAGAGCGTGACGTCAACGATGAGTCCACGGCGACGCAACGCGGAGGGCGCGGCCGCGGCGCGCGCGGCCCGGCGCACCGAACTGCTCGGCACCGCGGCGGAGGTCTTCGCCGCGCGCGGGTACGCGGCCACCACGGTGCGCGAGGTCGCCGACGCGGCGGGCATGCTCGGCGGCAGCCTCTACTACCACTTCGACTCCAAGGAGTCGATGATCGACGAGATCCTGTCCGGGTTCCTCACCGCGCTGTGGCGCGACTACGACGCGGTCCTGGCCCGCGGCGGCGGCGCCGAGCAGACGCTGAGGGGCCTGGTCACCGCCTCGTTCCAGGCGATCGACCGGGACCGCCCCGCGGTCGTGCTCTACCAGAACGAGGCCAAGCACCTGGCGTCCAACCCCCGGTTCGGCTACCTGGCCGAGTCGGGGGCGCGCTTCCGCGAGATGTGGACGGGCCTGCTGGAGCAGGGCTCCCGGGACGGCTCGTTCC containing:
- a CDS encoding SDR family oxidoreductase gives rise to the protein MNAVPPYVPGHGLMRGRTAVVTAAAGTGIGGATARRLLEEGARVLLSDAHHRRLEQTTAGLAAEFGASAVASAPCDVTDEEQVAAMFGAALDRFGRLDAVVNNAGLGGTARLTEMTDRQWGRVLDVTLTGTMRCTRAALRLMAGGGGGAIVNNASVLGWRAQEGQAHYAAAKAGVMALTRCAAVEAAGDGIRVNAVAPSLAVHPNLAKAASEELLAGLAAREAFGRHAEPWEVANVIVFLASDYSSYMTGEVVSVSSRRA
- a CDS encoding TetR/AcrR family transcriptional regulator, with translation MSPRRRNAEGAAAARAARRTELLGTAAEVFAARGYAATTVREVADAAGMLGGSLYYHFDSKESMIDEILSGFLTALWRDYDAVLARGGGAEQTLRGLVTASFQAIDRDRPAVVLYQNEAKHLASNPRFGYLAESGARFREMWTGLLEQGSRDGSFRADLDAPVVYRFIRDTVWLAAGWYRPGGRLSPDEIAEQYLALVLEGIRGR